From a region of the Oncorhynchus mykiss isolate Arlee chromosome 32, USDA_OmykA_1.1, whole genome shotgun sequence genome:
- the LOC110489447 gene encoding uncharacterized protein LOC110489447 isoform X1 has protein sequence MRGGSQQVVVRRHHVSRVRGLETQLVWAISRETARLSSEGIPYCATKVQSVTWILYVAGRVTQYASHLRHETSVDMTLGCYQQTDVSVVYATLHMGPDGLLSSSAWSEAASVSTPTNQQFTEPEPEGHNCYEGWEEDLLPEEREVPLLNLYLTTKRVEDIALRLVSLRQAFTTLLGSTLSRNHLFVAGKVLMGALVQAHHMDEAEFIRAYNDFVDYLSDPSKQIDIERELAEAKIHHVNLIDVLFELVLFGMMTAQKSLMVHPGGFMERLYALLYSFLPVAASIEPKAERYLLLLNDSCDTLPPHRGLDTNALYYFALNFTFLNKITSSSKAFVSVFSFT, from the exons ATGCGTGGGGGATCCCAG CAGGTGGTGGTGAGGAGGCACCATGTGAGTAGGGTTCGAGGCCTGGAGACTCAACTGGTGTGGGCCATCTCCAGGGAGACAGCCAGACTTAGTTCAGAGGGCATCCCCTACTGTGCCACCAAGGTTCAGTCCGTCACTTGGATCCTG tatgTGGCTGGCAGGGTGACCCAGTATGCTTCTCACCTCCGCCATGAGACGTCTGTGGACATGACCCTTGGCTGCTACCAG CAGACTGATGTCTCGGTGGTGTATGCCACTCTGCACATGGGGCCGGATGGGCTGCTCTCCTCCTCGGCGTGGTCGGAGGCTGCCTCCGTGTCTACGCCCACCAATCAGCAGTTCACGGAGCCAGAGCCTGAGGGCCACAACTGCTATGAG GGCTGGGAGGAGGACCTGCTGCCTGAGGAGAGGGAGGTTCCTCTGCTAAA ccTCTACCTTACCACCAAGAGAGTGGAGGACATCGCCCTGAGGCTCGTCTCCCTGCGCCAGGCCTTCACT ACCCTGCTTGGTTCCACCCTGAGCAGGAACCATCTGTTTGTGGCAGGAAAGGTCCTAATGGGCGCACTGGTTCAGGCCCACCACATG GACGAGGCCGAATTCATCCGTGCCTATAACGACTTTGTGGACTACCTGAGTGACCCCTCCAAGCAGATTGACATTGAGAGGGAGCTGGCTGAGGCAAAG ATCCATCATGTTAACCTGATAGATGTCCTCTTTGAactggtgctatttgggatgatGACAGCTCAGAAGTCCCTGATGGTG CACCCTGGTGGGTTCATGGAGCGTCTGTACGCTCTCCTGTACTCCTTCCTGCCCGTAGCTGCCAGCATTGAGCCAAAGGCCGAGAGATACCTGCTGCTGCTCAAT GATTCTTGCGACACTTTGCCACCACACAGGGGTCTAGACACAAATGCACTATATTACTTTGCACTGAATTTTACATTTCTAAATAAAATAACTAGTAGTTCAAAAGCATTTGTCTCTGTCTTTTCATTTACTTGA
- the LOC110489447 gene encoding uncharacterized protein LOC110489447 isoform X2: protein MRGGSQQVVVRRHHVSRVRGLETQLVWAISRETARLSSEGIPYCATKVQSVTWILYVAGRVTQYASHLRHETSVDMTLGCYQQTDVSVVYATLHMGPDGLLSSSAWSEAASVSTPTNQQFTEPEPEGHNCYEGWEEDLLPEEREVPLLNLYLTTKRVEDIALRLVSLRQAFTTLLGSTLSRNHLFVAGKVLMGALVQAHHMDEAEFIRAYNDFVDYLSDPSKQIDIERELAEAKIHHVNLIDVLFELVLFGMMTAQKSLMVHPGGFMERLYALLYSFLPVAASIEPKAERYLLLLNVRFKSLLPYS, encoded by the exons ATGCGTGGGGGATCCCAG CAGGTGGTGGTGAGGAGGCACCATGTGAGTAGGGTTCGAGGCCTGGAGACTCAACTGGTGTGGGCCATCTCCAGGGAGACAGCCAGACTTAGTTCAGAGGGCATCCCCTACTGTGCCACCAAGGTTCAGTCCGTCACTTGGATCCTG tatgTGGCTGGCAGGGTGACCCAGTATGCTTCTCACCTCCGCCATGAGACGTCTGTGGACATGACCCTTGGCTGCTACCAG CAGACTGATGTCTCGGTGGTGTATGCCACTCTGCACATGGGGCCGGATGGGCTGCTCTCCTCCTCGGCGTGGTCGGAGGCTGCCTCCGTGTCTACGCCCACCAATCAGCAGTTCACGGAGCCAGAGCCTGAGGGCCACAACTGCTATGAG GGCTGGGAGGAGGACCTGCTGCCTGAGGAGAGGGAGGTTCCTCTGCTAAA ccTCTACCTTACCACCAAGAGAGTGGAGGACATCGCCCTGAGGCTCGTCTCCCTGCGCCAGGCCTTCACT ACCCTGCTTGGTTCCACCCTGAGCAGGAACCATCTGTTTGTGGCAGGAAAGGTCCTAATGGGCGCACTGGTTCAGGCCCACCACATG GACGAGGCCGAATTCATCCGTGCCTATAACGACTTTGTGGACTACCTGAGTGACCCCTCCAAGCAGATTGACATTGAGAGGGAGCTGGCTGAGGCAAAG ATCCATCATGTTAACCTGATAGATGTCCTCTTTGAactggtgctatttgggatgatGACAGCTCAGAAGTCCCTGATGGTG CACCCTGGTGGGTTCATGGAGCGTCTGTACGCTCTCCTGTACTCCTTCCTGCCCGTAGCTGCCAGCATTGAGCCAAAGGCCGAGAGATACCTGCTGCTGCTCAATGTAAGATTCAAGAGTTTACTTCCCTATTCCTAG
- the LOC118946466 gene encoding uncharacterized protein LOC118946466 — MCLCYYLQVVVRRHHVSRVRGLETQLVWAISRETARLSSEGIPYCATKVQSVTWILYVAGRVTQYASHLRHETSVDMTLGCYQQTDVSVVYATLHMGPDGLLSSSAWSEAASVSTPTNQQFTEPEPEGHNCYEGWEEDLLPEEREVPLLNLYLTTKRVEDIALRLVSLRQAFTDEAEFIRAYNDFVDYLSDPSKQIDIERELAEAKIHHVNLIDVLFELVLFGMMTAQKSLMVHPGGFMERLYALLYSFLPVAASIEPKAERYLLLLNDSCDTLPPHRGLDTNALYYFALNFTFLNKITSSSKDHVVVVEESRDGTELGGSAARFGNLTRLQKVNLP, encoded by the exons ATGTGTCTTTGTTACTACCTA CAGGTGGTGGTGAGGAGGCACCATGTGAGTAGGGTCCGAGGCCTGGAGACTCAACTGGTGTGGGCCATCTCCAGGGAGACAGCCAGACTTAGTTCAGAGGGCATCCCCTACTGTGCCACCAAGGTTCAGTCCGTCACTTGGATCCTG tatgTGGCTGGCAGGGTGACCCAGTATGCTTCTCACCTCCGCCATGAGACGTCTGTGGACATGACCCTTGGCTGCTACCAG CAGACTGATGTCTCGGTGGTGTATGCCACTCTCCACATGGGGCCGGATGGGCTGCTCTCCTCCTCGGCGTGGTCGGAGGCTGCCTCCGTGTCTACGCCCACCAATCAGCAGTTCACGGAGCCAGAGCCTGAGGGCCACAACTGCTATGAG GGCTGGGAGGAGGACCTGCTGCCTGAGGAGAGGGAGGTTCCTCTGCTAAA ccTCTACCTTACCACCAAGAGAGTGGAGGACATCGCCCTGAGGCTCGTCTCCCTGCGCCAGGCCTTCACT GACGAGGCCGAATTCATCCGTGCCTATAACGACTTTGTGGACTACCTGAGTGACCCCTCCAAGCAGATTGACATTGAGAGGGAGCTGGCTGAGGCAAAG ATCCATCATGTTAACCTGATAGATGTCCTCTTTGAactggtgctatttgggatgatGACAGCTCAGAAGTCCCTGATGGTG CACCCTGGTGGGTTCATGGAGCGTCTGTACGCTCTCCTGTACTCCTTCCTGCCCGTAGCTGCCAGCATTGAGCCAAAGGCCGAGAGATACCTGCTGCTGCTCAAT GATTCTTGCGACACTTTGCCACCACACAGGGGTCTAGACACAAATGCACTATATTACTTTGCACTGAATTTTACATTTCTAAATAAAATAACTAGTAGTTCAAAA GATCACGTTGTCGTTGTAGAAGAGTCTAGAGATGGGACTGAGCTT